The following are encoded together in the Microcaecilia unicolor chromosome 12, aMicUni1.1, whole genome shotgun sequence genome:
- the LOC115482060 gene encoding olfactory receptor class A-like protein 1, whose amino-acid sequence MGVWFILNLVGFTSLDVIGIPGNLVILFVFVHALTCQRKISTSEIILSKLALSNLLVVLTWGVPLSLEASGIQKVFNDLTCKFSLYFYCVGRAMSICITSLLGCFQCLTVAPSPQRWLHMRQKVLDNLSSIIIGLWCFNLLICSTRLMYSQVQVNSTSDKYILSYDFCFVLFPNYFLYIGNGIIFVARDLFFLSLMTLASGYLLYVFYQHGKQIQGLHNVHKHAEIRAAKAVVTLVIMYIISFGLDSLFWIFTLFMSPVSLRFTDARIFFDSCYSAVSPVVIITTNKKIQQGLRCSERRKLRSVKTISKFIGTN is encoded by the coding sequence ATGGGTGTCTGGTTTATTCTCAATTTAGTTGGCTTTACGTCCTTAGATGTGATAGGAATTCCTGGAAATCTGGTTATCCTCTTTGTTTTTGTCCACGCCTTGACTTGTCAGCGAAAAATCTCCACCAGTGAGATCATCCTCAGCAAGTTGGCGCTATCCAACCTTCTGGTGGTCCTCACTTGGGGAGTCCCACTAAGCTTGGAAGCTTCTGGAATCCAAAAAGTATTCAACGACCTGACCTGCAAGTTCAGCCTGTACTTCTACTGCGTGGGCAGAGCTATGTCCATTTGTATAACCTCATTACTAGGGTGTTTCCAGTGCCTTACCGTAGCACCTTCCCCTCAACGGTGGCTCCATATGAGGCAGAAAGTTCTCGATAACCTCTCTTCCATCATTATCGGCCTCTGGTGTTTTAACTTGCTAATTTGCAGTACTCGGTTGATGTACTCTCAAGTCCAGGTCAACTCCACATCTGACAAGTACATCTTGAGCTACGACTTTTGCTTCGTATTGTTCCCAAATTATTTCCTATACATTGGCAATGGGATCATCTTCGTTGCCCGGGACTTATTCTTTTTATCCCTGATGACATTAGCCAGTGGCTACCTTCTCTACGTGTTCTACCAGCACGGAAAGCAGATCCAAGGGCTGCATAATGTGCACAAGCATGCTGAGATACGAGCAGCAAAGGCAGTGGTCACACTGGTCATTATGTACATCATCAGTTTTGGTCTGGACAGTTTGTTTTGGATTTTCACGCTCTTCATGTCCCCAGTCTCTCTCAGATTTACCGATGCGAGGATTTTTTTCGATTCTTGCTACTCTGCCGTCAGCCCAGTTGTCATTATTACGACCAACAAGAAGATTCAACAGGGCTTGAGGTGCTCAGAGAGGAGAAAACTGCGATCTGTGAAAACCATCTCCAAGTTCATTGGGACAAATTGA